In the genome of bacterium SCSIO 12827, the window GGCGTGCGCCGGGCGACGATCGAAGGTGACGGCACGGTGATCAGCGGCCAAGACTTCGTGCTGCGGGCGCAGGGTACGGACGCCCCGGCTGATGCGCCGGCGCCAAGCCCCGTGCCCGCACAAACCCCTGACCCGGCAGACCTGCCGCCGCCGCCGACGGCGGTGCCTGTCGTCCCCGTCACTCCGGCTCCGCCGCAATAGTCCGGTAGAAGGGGGTTGGCAGGCTTCGCCCGCTGGGCTTAAGTGGCGGAACGCGTCGCCCGCAACGGGCGGCCTTCAAAAAACGACTTAACGGGAGCCCATCCATGGCCATCCAACGCCACAACGTAACCTTTGACCGCCTGTCCGACGGCGTGCTGGCCAAATGGCGGGCGATCCCCCCCGCCATCGTGTCCGACATGATGAACCGCACCCAATGCATGGCCGGGCGCATCAAACCGGTGAAAAAGGGCATGAGGGCCTGTGGCCAGGCGCGCACGGTGACCTGCATGGTCGGCGACAATTCGGCGGCGCATTACGCCATCGGCCTGCTCAACCCGGGTGAGATCCTGGTCATCGACGCCGGCGGCTATGCCGACGTGGCAGTCTGGGGCGGAATCATGACCCACGGCGCCGTCGCCAAGAAGGCGGGCGGCGTGGTTATCGACGGCGCCATGCGCGACGTCGCCGAAATCGCCGAAATGGGTCTGCCCGCGTTCTGTGCCGCCCATGTCCCCCAGGGGCCGCACAAGGGCTTCGGCGGCGTCATCGACGGCACCATTTCCTGCGGCGGGGCGGCGGTGTCGCCGGGCGACATCGTGATCGGCGACGATGACGGCGTGGCCGTGGTGCCGCTGGCCCGCGCCACGGAACTGCTGGTCGCCTCGATCCAGAAGATCGCCGATGAGGACGCGACCATCGCCCGCATCAAGGCCGGTGAAACCACGGCCCAGATGATGGGCCTGCCGGAACCGGAATTGTTGCCCTAAAAATCCACAAGGACGCCTGCCGCCATGACCGTTCCCGCTTCGCCGTCCGTTGAAACCGTGCGGATCGGCAATGCCGATTTTCCGCGCCGCCGGCTGATTTCCGGCACACCGCCGCTGGAACGGCTGGCCAACCTGTCCGGTCATGGCGGCCGGGCGCCGATCCTGGTCAAGCGTGACGACCTGACCGGGCTTGGGTTGGGGGGCAACAAGGTGCGCAAGCTGGAATTCTATACGGGTCACGCGCTGGCCCAGGGCTGCGACACCTTGATCATCACCGGCGCCGTGCAATCCAATTACGTGCGGGTCACGGCGGCGGCGGCCTGCGCCGCCGGTCTGGACTGTCACATCCAATTGGAAGACCGCGTCGCCGGCATGGACGCGGGTTACCGCACGGGCGGCAACGTGTTGCTCGACCGGATGTTCGGC includes:
- a CDS encoding RraA family protein; translation: MAIQRHNVTFDRLSDGVLAKWRAIPPAIVSDMMNRTQCMAGRIKPVKKGMRACGQARTVTCMVGDNSAAHYAIGLLNPGEILVIDAGGYADVAVWGGIMTHGAVAKKAGGVVIDGAMRDVAEIAEMGLPAFCAAHVPQGPHKGFGGVIDGTISCGGAAVSPGDIVIGDDDGVAVVPLARATELLVASIQKIADEDATIARIKAGETTAQMMGLPEPELLP